One genomic window of Cupriavidus pauculus includes the following:
- a CDS encoding exonuclease SbcCD subunit D codes for MLKEGESLLVGHFSDLHYSPGHLAEADRCFGFAAGDAIDAGCHVGVVSGDSTDHRLDAHTPALSALARRIHQLTAHMPVLMLQGTFSHEPPGTLDLFRLIGSQHPVYVADRIHQVALCDGQFVPSDGAVFAPEEIEVLLALRGTPDVVFTCVPTVNKAVLAAAAGVASAATAVGDHLADYLGAAGAINRLWRAHGVRTIGVSHGTVNGCQTEHGVPMAGFDHEFTIGALFDADCDAFMLGHIHRAQQWEREGRVVAYPGSIGRFHYGEIGAKGYLQWQVSPGHAAATQVQTPARETLCVDFDGPPDMVKLTEVAAGAADKFVRVRWTVNEEHRQLVDRDAILALFSASAEIKLEARVLPAVRSRAEGISRAATLPEKLTRWCELTGVEANPLIDGLSMLETLDAQSIADRVLGGLPEQAVAVQLERAAQVVTGPPVVASLVDMEFDAGTAGPKDSAAPSLAAAEPAMNWLTDDLFA; via the coding sequence ATGCTCAAAGAAGGCGAGAGCCTGCTCGTGGGCCATTTCTCGGACTTGCATTATTCGCCGGGCCACCTGGCCGAGGCTGACCGCTGCTTCGGCTTCGCCGCCGGCGACGCGATCGATGCCGGTTGCCACGTCGGTGTGGTGTCGGGCGATTCGACCGATCACCGTCTCGACGCTCACACGCCCGCGCTTTCGGCGCTCGCGCGGCGCATTCACCAACTGACCGCGCACATGCCGGTACTCATGCTGCAGGGTACGTTCAGTCACGAACCTCCCGGGACGCTGGATCTATTCCGACTGATCGGATCGCAACACCCCGTGTATGTCGCGGATAGGATCCATCAGGTTGCGCTTTGCGACGGGCAGTTCGTGCCGTCGGATGGGGCCGTCTTTGCTCCCGAGGAGATCGAAGTCCTGCTTGCGCTGCGCGGCACGCCCGATGTCGTGTTCACCTGCGTGCCTACGGTCAACAAGGCGGTGCTTGCAGCTGCTGCCGGCGTCGCCAGTGCAGCAACAGCGGTGGGCGATCACCTGGCTGACTACCTTGGGGCCGCCGGTGCCATCAATCGTCTATGGCGGGCACATGGTGTGCGCACCATCGGGGTCTCGCATGGCACCGTCAACGGCTGCCAGACCGAGCATGGCGTACCAATGGCGGGCTTCGATCACGAGTTCACCATTGGTGCGCTCTTCGACGCAGACTGCGATGCATTTATGCTCGGCCACATCCATCGCGCGCAGCAATGGGAGCGTGAGGGCAGGGTGGTCGCGTATCCGGGTTCTATCGGGCGCTTCCACTATGGCGAGATCGGTGCGAAGGGCTATCTGCAATGGCAGGTCAGTCCTGGCCATGCCGCTGCCACGCAGGTGCAGACGCCTGCGCGGGAGACGCTATGCGTGGACTTCGATGGTCCGCCAGACATGGTGAAGCTCACCGAGGTCGCCGCAGGCGCCGCCGACAAGTTCGTGCGGGTACGATGGACGGTCAACGAGGAGCATCGCCAGCTGGTCGATCGCGACGCCATTCTGGCGCTGTTCAGTGCCAGTGCGGAGATCAAGCTGGAAGCGCGCGTCCTGCCTGCGGTGCGCAGCCGTGCGGAAGGCATCAGCCGCGCGGCCACGTTGCCTGAGAAGCTTACGCGCTGGTGTGAGCTGACGGGCGTGGAGGCAAATCCGTTGATCGACGGCCTGTCGATGCTCGAGACGCTAGACGCACAGTCGATCGCCGATCGGGTGCTTGGCGGATTGCCGGAGCAAGCGGTGGCTGTGCAGTTGGAGCGCGCCGCGCAGGTCGTCACTGGCCCGCCTGTCGTCGCCAGTCTGGTCGACATGGAGTTCGACGCTGGTACCGCCGGACCGAAGGATTCGGCGGCACCTTCGCTGGCTGCCGCGGAACCGGCGATGAACTGGCTCACTGACGATCTCTTTGCGTAG
- a CDS encoding polymer-forming cytoskeletal protein, whose protein sequence is MKTANFSLIQAGLSVEGNIIADHGLSCFGLVGGDLLSSVGLVHVGAEGLVRGTVQAEHVLVDGTVEGDIVARVSLHINGRVKGRISYAGTIRLGPNAILEGTISRVSGVGYEAPGPGAEALEAAPTI, encoded by the coding sequence ATGAAAACAGCAAACTTCAGTCTGATCCAGGCGGGCCTTAGTGTCGAAGGGAACATCATCGCTGACCATGGCCTGAGTTGCTTCGGCCTTGTCGGTGGCGATCTGCTGTCATCTGTCGGCCTGGTGCATGTGGGCGCCGAGGGCCTAGTTCGCGGGACCGTCCAGGCTGAGCACGTACTCGTCGATGGCACGGTCGAAGGCGATATTGTTGCCCGTGTCTCGTTGCACATCAACGGTCGAGTGAAAGGTCGAATCTCCTACGCTGGCACTATCCGGCTCGGCCCTAACGCCATCCTCGAAGGCACGATCTCTCGAGTCTCAGGCGTCGGCTATGAGGCCCCGGGACCCGGCGCCGAAGCTCTCGAGGCGGCTCCCACGATATGA
- a CDS encoding DUF932 domain-containing protein: MSHLVQTMAYVGATPWHGLGNRLEAFQPLEVWADAAGMNWRIEETDVMFRAGSHELDAMKAFSAQKVLYRSDTLAPLSTVSKRYQVVQPSQVLEFYRDLTEVGGYQLETAGVLKGGRKLWALARTGQSTTLAGGDEVRGYLLLATACDGTLATTAQFTSVRVVCNNTLQIALGRDRGAVKVPHRSQFDAQAVKDQLGIAISSWDGFMVRMHELADRKVSQSESERFFQRLFTYQWAKPEADGPMKMNERGLKAVLNLFEGAGRGANLPSAAGTAWGLVNSVTEYVDHQQRARNPGNRLDSAWFGAGAMLKQKAWDAAVELLS, from the coding sequence ATGTCTCATCTCGTCCAAACCATGGCTTATGTTGGCGCAACTCCCTGGCATGGCCTCGGCAACCGACTCGAAGCATTTCAGCCGCTCGAAGTCTGGGCCGATGCCGCCGGTATGAACTGGCGCATCGAAGAGACCGACGTCATGTTCCGCGCCGGCTCTCACGAGCTGGATGCCATGAAGGCGTTCTCCGCGCAGAAGGTGCTGTATCGCTCGGACACGCTTGCGCCGCTCTCGACCGTGTCGAAGCGCTATCAGGTCGTGCAACCGTCGCAGGTGCTCGAGTTCTACCGCGACCTCACCGAAGTCGGCGGCTACCAGCTGGAAACGGCTGGAGTGCTCAAGGGTGGCCGCAAGCTCTGGGCGCTCGCGCGCACGGGGCAGTCGACCACGCTCGCCGGCGGCGATGAAGTGCGAGGTTACCTGCTGCTCGCTACCGCCTGCGATGGGACTCTGGCCACCACTGCCCAGTTCACATCTGTTCGTGTGGTCTGCAATAACACCCTGCAAATTGCTCTCGGCCGTGACCGCGGTGCGGTGAAGGTACCGCATCGCAGCCAGTTTGACGCGCAGGCCGTCAAAGACCAGCTGGGCATCGCCATCTCCTCGTGGGATGGCTTCATGGTCCGCATGCACGAGCTGGCTGATCGCAAGGTTAGCCAGAGCGAGTCCGAACGCTTCTTCCAGCGTCTGTTCACGTATCAGTGGGCAAAGCCGGAAGCAGATGGCCCCATGAAGATGAACGAGCGCGGTCTCAAGGCTGTACTCAATCTCTTCGAGGGCGCTGGCCGCGGGGCGAACCTGCCATCCGCTGCCGGTACGGCCTGGGGCCTCGTGAACAGCGTGACCGAGTACGTTGACCACCAGCAGCGTGCCCGCAATCCGGGCAATCGGCTGGATTCGGCGTGGTTCGGGGCCGGCGCGATGCTCAAGCAAAAGGCCTGGGATGCGGCCGTCGAGCTCCTGTCCTGA